In Kitasatospora sp. NA04385, a single genomic region encodes these proteins:
- a CDS encoding helix-turn-helix transcriptional regulator: MPIVVDVDVMLARRKMSVGELADRVGITPANLAVLKNGRAKAVRFTTLAALCEVLDCQPGDLLRWEADDQADDRADGPVDAGRAVDATGG, translated from the coding sequence ATGCCGATCGTCGTCGACGTCGACGTGATGCTGGCCCGGCGGAAGATGTCCGTGGGGGAGCTCGCCGACCGGGTGGGGATCACGCCCGCCAACCTGGCGGTGCTCAAGAACGGCCGGGCCAAGGCGGTGCGCTTCACCACGCTCGCCGCGCTCTGCGAGGTGCTCGACTGCCAGCCGGGCGACCTGCTCCGCTGGGAAGCGGACGACCAAGCGGACGACCGGGCGGACGGCCCGGTGGACGCGGGGCGGGCGGTGGACGCGACGGGCGGGTGA
- a CDS encoding LuxR family transcriptional regulator: MTGILPGPAGSATTPADPTEPPLVDRAHLLADIRAALTATGGVLLHGPAGIGKTALLDALAQDAGPAGETVLRSSPTAAEADLPHLALIDLLGEALPGLAEDLPDHLRQALECALLHRAPQPGAPTDPLAVRVAVLEALRRLAQRAPVLVLLDDTQWLDEASRQVIAFTARRLADRRVRFAVTERTERADAAPEMGALCPPAAREIAVGPLGERGTGALLRERLDLRLSGLTLTRVHTVSGGNPYYALELGRALVGGSESALAADPARPLDVPHRLRALVSARLGELPHAARQSLTVLAAARSGTGLPAAVTEPLAAARRHGIVQQNPTGAPQFSHPLVAEVVLADATPDALRAAHRLLAELAADPVEQVRHQALAADAPDPHLASRLHRAADTALTRGAPGTAAELLRLAADHTPDPDTAGRRLLAAARNAVAAGLPDLARACGERLENAPAADVRVHARLLLARLLGPDHPGAEPLLAAAAEDTGGHPALTAAVHQERAVRALHRGDRAEGLAELATAEKHADHADDPDLLVELLAQRAPLTLLTDPALGLAQLERGCRLAAGRPPTAAAVFCREGLAVAALRSGDLPRAVAEVETLRAEVEATGRTEDLADVLYISASVYERAGRCTEAYAAGRAAHDLRERIEPSPGPARVLGGAAELNGGTADRAARLLDSAIRAAEDDHDREWLAYAHGLRGRVELLRGNHPAAADHLARCRLLLRRMEFTDPSLFLVDADLAEALALSGRQEEAAATLADARDRAARLGRDVLTLGLHRAEAHLTAAADPRRAADTLRALIPDTHPYPLELARAHLALGALERRARRRAAARTALQEAHARYTAAGCLPWQQHATAALAALDALEADPTPMQQQILALIRSGATNREIAARLHLSVKAVEANLTRLYRQYGVRGRAELARHRD; the protein is encoded by the coding sequence ATGACCGGCATCCTCCCCGGACCGGCCGGGTCCGCCACCACCCCGGCGGACCCGACCGAGCCCCCACTCGTCGACCGCGCCCACCTGCTCGCCGACATCCGCGCCGCCCTCACCGCCACCGGCGGCGTCCTGCTGCACGGACCGGCCGGCATCGGGAAGACCGCGCTGCTCGACGCCCTCGCCCAGGACGCCGGCCCGGCGGGCGAGACCGTGCTGCGCAGCAGCCCCACCGCCGCCGAGGCGGACCTGCCGCACCTCGCCCTGATCGACCTCCTCGGCGAAGCCCTCCCCGGCCTCGCCGAGGACCTGCCCGACCACCTGCGCCAGGCCCTGGAGTGCGCCCTGCTCCACCGCGCCCCCCAACCCGGCGCCCCCACCGACCCGTTGGCCGTCCGGGTGGCCGTCCTCGAAGCGCTGCGCCGGCTCGCCCAGCGCGCCCCCGTCCTCGTCCTGCTCGACGACACCCAGTGGCTCGACGAGGCCAGCCGCCAGGTCATCGCCTTCACCGCCCGCCGGCTCGCCGACCGCCGGGTCCGCTTCGCCGTCACCGAACGCACCGAACGCGCCGACGCCGCACCCGAGATGGGCGCGCTCTGCCCGCCCGCCGCCCGCGAGATCGCGGTCGGACCGCTCGGCGAACGCGGCACCGGCGCCCTGCTGCGCGAACGGCTCGACCTGCGGCTGAGCGGTCTCACCCTGACCCGCGTCCACACCGTCAGCGGCGGAAACCCCTACTACGCCCTGGAGTTGGGCCGCGCACTGGTCGGCGGCAGCGAGAGCGCACTCGCCGCCGACCCCGCCCGCCCGCTCGACGTCCCGCACCGGCTGCGCGCCCTGGTCTCCGCCCGGCTCGGCGAACTCCCGCACGCCGCACGGCAGTCGCTCACCGTCCTGGCCGCCGCCCGCAGCGGCACCGGCCTGCCCGCCGCCGTCACCGAACCGCTCGCCGCCGCCCGCCGCCACGGCATCGTCCAGCAGAACCCCACCGGCGCACCCCAGTTCAGCCACCCCCTGGTCGCCGAAGTGGTCCTCGCCGACGCCACCCCCGACGCCCTGCGCGCCGCCCACCGACTGCTCGCCGAACTCGCCGCCGACCCGGTCGAGCAAGTCCGCCACCAGGCGCTCGCCGCCGACGCCCCGGACCCGCACCTCGCCTCCCGGCTGCACCGGGCCGCCGACACCGCCCTCACCCGCGGCGCCCCCGGCACCGCCGCCGAACTGCTCCGCCTCGCCGCCGACCACACCCCCGACCCCGACACCGCGGGCCGCCGCCTGCTCGCCGCCGCCCGCAACGCCGTCGCCGCCGGACTGCCCGACCTCGCCCGCGCCTGCGGCGAACGCCTGGAGAACGCCCCCGCCGCCGACGTCCGGGTGCACGCCCGGCTGCTGCTCGCCCGCCTGCTCGGCCCCGACCACCCCGGCGCCGAACCGCTGCTCGCCGCCGCCGCCGAGGACACCGGCGGCCACCCCGCCCTCACCGCAGCCGTCCACCAGGAACGCGCCGTCCGCGCCCTGCACCGCGGCGACCGCGCCGAGGGGCTCGCCGAACTCGCCACCGCCGAGAAGCACGCCGACCACGCCGACGACCCCGACCTGCTGGTCGAACTCCTCGCCCAGCGCGCCCCGCTGACCCTGCTCACCGACCCCGCCCTGGGCCTGGCCCAACTCGAACGCGGCTGCCGCCTCGCCGCCGGACGGCCCCCCACCGCCGCCGCCGTGTTCTGCCGCGAAGGGCTCGCCGTCGCCGCCCTGCGCAGCGGCGACCTGCCCCGCGCCGTCGCCGAGGTCGAAACCCTGCGCGCCGAGGTCGAGGCCACCGGCCGCACCGAGGACCTCGCCGACGTCCTCTACATCTCCGCCTCCGTCTACGAACGCGCCGGACGCTGCACCGAGGCGTACGCCGCCGGCCGCGCCGCCCACGACCTGCGCGAACGCATCGAACCCAGCCCCGGCCCGGCCCGCGTCCTCGGCGGCGCCGCCGAACTCAACGGCGGCACCGCCGACCGCGCCGCCCGCCTCCTCGACTCCGCGATCCGCGCCGCCGAGGACGACCACGACCGCGAGTGGCTCGCCTACGCCCACGGCCTGCGCGGCCGGGTCGAACTCCTGCGCGGCAACCACCCGGCCGCCGCCGACCACCTCGCCCGGTGCCGACTCCTGCTGCGCCGCATGGAGTTCACCGACCCCTCGCTCTTCCTGGTGGACGCCGACCTGGCCGAGGCGCTCGCCCTCTCCGGCCGCCAGGAGGAAGCCGCCGCCACCCTCGCCGACGCCCGCGACCGCGCCGCCCGGCTCGGCCGCGACGTCCTCACCCTCGGCCTGCACCGCGCCGAGGCCCACCTCACCGCCGCCGCCGACCCCCGCCGCGCCGCCGACACGCTGCGCGCGCTGATCCCCGACACCCACCCCTACCCGCTCGAACTCGCCCGCGCCCACCTCGCGCTGGGCGCCCTGGAACGCCGCGCCCGCCGCCGCGCCGCCGCCCGCACCGCGCTCCAGGAGGCCCACGCCCGCTACACCGCCGCTGGCTGCCTGCCCTGGCAGCAGCACGCCACCGCCGCCCTCGCCGCGCTCGACGCGCTGGAGGCCGACCCCACGCCCATGCAGCAGCAGATCCTCGCCCTGATCCGCTCCGGCGCCACCAACCGCGAGATCGCCGCCCGGCTGCACCTCTCGGTCAAGGCGGTCGAGGCCAACCTGACCCGCCTCTACCGCCAGTACGGCGTCCGGGGACGGGCCGAACTGGCCCGCCACCGCGACTGA
- a CDS encoding M4 family metallopeptidase, protein MNRKTALAAAVAAALTMGTVMVASSQSPALASGTTANGAGYQAMTTVGRIAVMEQAGKDAGAVAKSLGLGPDERLLAKDVMVDNDGSRHVRYDRTYRGLPVIGGDLVVHYGKNGKLTSTSWAHEGAIKVAGVSPKLSGQDASATAVRSAKHVKQARTTSLDTSQLVVWAVGKVPVLAYRNTVTGTGEAGANSREAVLVDAASGAVLDQYEVNQTISGTGNGVNVGQVTIETSQGGSGYTLTDALHGSTVVYDSYNSPQSNPAQNARTFSKSSNSWGNGSTSSRESAAVDASYGLAKTWDFYKNTFNRSGIRNDGRGAPAYVHVDNQLLNAFYDDSCFCMSFGDGSSQNGNTPLTALDVSGHEMSHGVTAATANLNYSGESGGLNEATSDIFGTMVEFYAGNSTDPGDYYIGEKLHMGNGYLRRMDNPAADGSSLSCYSSRAGQVDVHYSSGIANHFFYLTAEGTGAKTIGGLPHNGTPCNGDSFGGIGKDKAAAIWYRALSTYMTSTTNYSSARTATLQAAADLYGANSQERYIVSKAWAAVSLGTALPDPGGNQSPTPSPSPSSSSTGNPNPGGNALVNGDFEQGTTGWTQSANDITNSNQQQAHGGSWYAWMMGYGSAASETLAQNNVAVPSTGSPKLTFWLKVTTQESGSTAYDTLKVSANGQTLATYSNANASSGYVQKTVDLSAFRGQTVNLQFAGQEDAYLSTVFLIDDVSVG, encoded by the coding sequence ATGAACCGCAAGACCGCTCTGGCGGCAGCTGTTGCGGCCGCCCTCACCATGGGCACCGTGATGGTGGCGAGCTCTCAGTCCCCCGCGCTGGCCAGCGGCACCACCGCGAACGGCGCCGGGTACCAGGCGATGACCACCGTGGGCCGCATCGCGGTCATGGAGCAGGCCGGGAAGGACGCCGGCGCGGTGGCGAAGTCACTGGGCCTCGGCCCGGACGAGCGCCTGCTGGCCAAGGACGTGATGGTCGACAACGACGGTTCCCGGCACGTGCGGTACGACCGCACCTACCGCGGGCTGCCGGTGATCGGCGGCGACCTGGTGGTGCACTACGGCAAGAACGGCAAGCTCACCTCGACCAGTTGGGCGCACGAGGGCGCGATCAAGGTGGCGGGCGTGTCGCCCAAGCTGTCCGGCCAGGACGCCTCGGCCACCGCCGTGCGCAGCGCCAAGCACGTCAAGCAGGCCCGCACCACCAGCCTCGACACCAGCCAGCTGGTGGTCTGGGCGGTCGGCAAGGTCCCGGTGCTGGCCTACCGCAACACCGTCACCGGCACCGGTGAGGCGGGCGCCAACTCCCGCGAGGCCGTCCTGGTGGACGCCGCCAGCGGCGCGGTCCTCGACCAGTACGAGGTCAACCAGACCATCTCCGGCACCGGCAACGGCGTCAACGTCGGGCAGGTCACCATCGAGACCAGCCAGGGCGGCAGCGGCTACACGCTGACCGACGCGCTGCACGGCTCCACGGTCGTCTACGACTCGTACAACAGCCCGCAGTCGAACCCCGCGCAGAACGCCCGGACGTTCTCCAAGTCGTCCAACTCCTGGGGCAACGGCTCCACTTCGAGCCGGGAGAGCGCCGCCGTCGACGCCTCCTACGGCCTCGCCAAGACCTGGGACTTCTACAAGAACACCTTCAACCGCAGCGGCATCCGCAACGACGGCCGCGGCGCCCCCGCGTACGTGCACGTGGACAACCAGCTGCTGAACGCCTTCTACGACGACTCCTGCTTCTGCATGTCCTTCGGCGACGGCTCCTCGCAGAACGGCAACACCCCGCTCACCGCCCTGGACGTCTCCGGCCACGAGATGAGCCACGGCGTCACCGCCGCCACCGCCAACCTCAACTACTCCGGCGAGTCCGGCGGCCTCAACGAGGCCACCAGCGACATCTTCGGCACCATGGTCGAGTTCTACGCGGGCAACAGCACCGACCCCGGCGACTACTACATCGGCGAGAAGCTCCACATGGGCAACGGCTACCTGCGCCGGATGGACAACCCGGCCGCCGACGGCTCCTCGCTGTCCTGCTACAGCAGCCGGGCCGGCCAGGTCGACGTGCACTACTCCTCCGGCATCGCCAACCACTTCTTCTACCTGACCGCCGAGGGCACCGGCGCCAAGACCATCGGCGGCCTGCCGCACAACGGCACCCCGTGCAACGGCGACAGCTTCGGCGGCATCGGCAAGGACAAGGCCGCGGCGATCTGGTACCGCGCCCTGTCCACCTACATGACCTCCACCACCAACTACTCCTCGGCGCGCACCGCGACCCTGCAGGCCGCCGCCGACCTGTACGGCGCCAACTCGCAGGAGCGGTACATCGTCTCCAAGGCCTGGGCCGCCGTCTCGCTCGGCACCGCGCTGCCCGACCCGGGCGGCAACCAGTCCCCGACGCCGTCGCCGTCGCCGTCCTCCTCGTCCACCGGCAACCCCAACCCGGGCGGCAACGCGCTGGTCAACGGCGACTTCGAGCAGGGCACCACCGGCTGGACGCAGAGCGCCAACGACATCACCAACTCCAACCAGCAGCAGGCGCACGGCGGTTCCTGGTACGCCTGGATGATGGGCTACGGCTCCGCGGCCAGCGAGACCCTCGCGCAGAACAACGTCGCCGTCCCGTCCACCGGCAGCCCGAAGCTCACCTTCTGGCTGAAGGTCACCACCCAGGAGTCCGGCTCCACCGCCTACGACACGCTCAAGGTCAGCGCCAACGGCCAGACCCTGGCGACGTACTCCAACGCCAACGCCTCCTCCGGCTACGTGCAGAAGACCGTCGACCTGAGCGCCTTCCGCGGCCAGACCGTCAACCTGCAGTTCGCCGGCCAGGAGGACGCCTACCTGTCGACGGTCTTCCTGATCGACGACGTCAGCGTCGGCTGA
- a CDS encoding ATP-binding protein: protein MGEVDGAELLPDLDGTEPGLVVLMCGLPGSGKSTCAKALERRGFVRLSIDEVVWARIGHDPARLDPAVYERLKAEAEEELWQELVRLLEARRPVVIDYSFWRRSTRDRYKALIERHGCRWELIRLRAELPVLLRRLAARSLHGGANSVTVPEEVLRRYYDAFEEPVGEGERVVVQH from the coding sequence GTGGGTGAAGTGGACGGAGCGGAACTGCTGCCGGACCTGGACGGGACGGAGCCAGGCCTGGTCGTGCTGATGTGCGGGCTGCCCGGTTCGGGCAAGAGCACCTGCGCGAAGGCCCTGGAGCGGCGCGGCTTCGTCCGGCTGTCGATCGACGAGGTGGTGTGGGCCCGGATCGGCCACGACCCGGCGCGGCTCGACCCCGCGGTCTACGAGCGGCTCAAGGCCGAGGCCGAGGAGGAGCTCTGGCAGGAGCTGGTCCGGCTGCTGGAGGCCCGCCGCCCGGTGGTGATCGACTACAGCTTCTGGCGGCGCAGCACCCGGGACCGCTACAAGGCGCTGATCGAACGGCACGGCTGCCGCTGGGAGTTGATCCGCCTGCGGGCCGAACTGCCGGTCCTGCTGCGCCGCCTGGCCGCCCGCAGCCTGCACGGGGGCGCGAACAGCGTGACCGTCCCGGAGGAGGTGCTGCGGCGCTACTACGACGCCTTCGAGGAGCCCGTCGGCGAGGGCGAGCGGGTCGTCGTGCAGCACTGA
- a CDS encoding RNA polymerase sigma factor, with protein MNESDWAVGGRHRLTFDAFCDTHHRTWSGFAGTRLHDGAAREAVETVKSRVWREWPRILREQFPAFQAWTILKEEVGALLLQRMMDGEPPPSPGLVPRWVQVLRAAAERAHDLPETGGSHEQLYAALCGLSERRHDVVVLRYLLGLTDDQIADCLATTEANVRSTAGQALDRLATALGARGERQR; from the coding sequence GTGAACGAGAGTGACTGGGCGGTGGGGGGCCGGCACCGCCTGACGTTCGACGCGTTCTGCGACACGCACCACCGGACGTGGTCCGGCTTCGCGGGCACCCGCCTGCACGACGGCGCCGCGCGCGAGGCGGTGGAGACCGTCAAGAGCCGGGTGTGGCGGGAGTGGCCGCGCATCCTGCGCGAGCAGTTCCCGGCGTTCCAGGCCTGGACGATCCTCAAGGAGGAGGTCGGCGCGCTCCTGCTGCAACGGATGATGGACGGCGAGCCGCCGCCCTCCCCGGGGCTGGTCCCGCGCTGGGTCCAGGTGCTGCGGGCCGCCGCCGAGCGGGCGCACGACCTGCCGGAGACCGGCGGCAGCCACGAGCAGTTGTACGCTGCGCTGTGCGGGCTGTCCGAGCGGCGCCACGACGTCGTCGTGCTCCGCTACCTGCTCGGCCTGACGGACGACCAGATCGCCGACTGCCTGGCCACCACCGAGGCCAACGTGCGCTCCACCGCGGGCCAGGCGCTCGACCGCCTGGCCACCGCCCTCGGTGCCCGCGGCGAGCGGCAGCGGTGA
- a CDS encoding MOSC domain-containing protein — translation MTGNVVAVSSNGEYSFTKPNREGIRLVEGLGVEGDVHAGVTVKHRSRVAQDPTQPNLRQVHLMHAELFEELAESGFTVGPGQLGENVTTRGVDLLGLPVGTLLRFGDADGGAAVVEVTGLRNPCAQIDDFQHGLLKQVVERDGSGAVVRKAGIMGVVRSGGEIRPGDGIAVTLPPEPHRPLDRV, via the coding sequence GTGACCGGGAACGTGGTGGCGGTCAGCAGCAACGGGGAGTACTCGTTCACGAAGCCGAACCGGGAGGGCATCCGGCTGGTCGAGGGCCTCGGGGTCGAGGGGGACGTGCACGCCGGGGTGACGGTGAAGCACCGCTCCCGGGTCGCGCAGGACCCGACCCAGCCGAACCTGCGGCAGGTGCACCTGATGCACGCCGAGCTGTTCGAGGAGCTGGCGGAGTCCGGTTTCACCGTCGGGCCGGGGCAGTTGGGCGAGAACGTCACCACCCGGGGCGTCGACCTGCTGGGGCTGCCCGTCGGGACGCTGCTGCGCTTCGGGGACGCGGACGGCGGCGCGGCGGTGGTCGAGGTGACCGGGCTGCGCAACCCGTGCGCGCAGATCGACGACTTCCAGCACGGGCTGCTCAAGCAGGTGGTGGAGCGGGACGGGAGCGGGGCCGTGGTCCGCAAGGCCGGGATCATGGGCGTGGTCCGCTCCGGCGGCGAGATCCGCCCCGGCGACGGCATCGCCGTCACGCTGCCGCCCGAGCCGCACCGCCCGCTCGACCGGGTCTGA
- a CDS encoding SAM-dependent methyltransferase: MADARGRTDEIEVNLDIHLPHSARMYDFYLGGTTNFPADREAAGRALAVFPYARSAARANRAFMRRTTRRLAEAGIRQFLDIGTGIPTSPNLHEVAQQVVPDAAVVYADNDPIVLLHAQALLRGTEQGVTAYVQADVREPEALLEAAARTLDFDRPIALSMNALLHFVPDEAHRITEGLKARLPRGSALVMSHLTPDFAPDETARLIQVYTAAGTPVAACTSEEFGRFFTGWDVLAPGIVATPRWNPSADDDTEHITDAGASCYGAVAIRP, from the coding sequence ATGGCAGACGCACGCGGACGGACCGACGAGATCGAGGTCAACCTCGACATCCACCTGCCGCACTCGGCCCGCATGTACGACTTCTACCTGGGCGGCACCACCAACTTCCCCGCCGACCGGGAGGCCGCCGGCCGCGCCCTGGCCGTCTTCCCCTACGCCCGCTCGGCCGCCCGCGCCAACCGCGCCTTCATGCGCCGCACCACCCGCCGGCTCGCCGAGGCCGGCATCCGGCAGTTCCTCGACATCGGCACCGGCATCCCCACCTCCCCGAACCTGCACGAGGTCGCCCAGCAGGTCGTACCCGACGCGGCGGTGGTCTACGCCGACAACGACCCGATCGTCCTGCTGCACGCCCAGGCCCTGCTGCGCGGCACCGAACAGGGCGTCACCGCCTACGTCCAGGCCGACGTGCGCGAGCCCGAGGCGCTGCTGGAGGCCGCCGCCCGCACCCTCGACTTCGACCGGCCGATCGCGCTCAGCATGAACGCGCTGCTGCACTTCGTGCCGGACGAGGCCCACCGGATCACCGAGGGGCTCAAGGCCCGGCTGCCCCGCGGTTCCGCCCTGGTGATGAGCCACCTCACGCCGGACTTCGCCCCGGACGAGACCGCCCGGCTGATCCAGGTCTACACCGCCGCCGGGACCCCCGTCGCGGCCTGCACCAGCGAGGAGTTCGGCCGCTTCTTCACCGGCTGGGACGTCCTCGCCCCCGGCATCGTCGCCACCCCGCGCTGGAACCCCTCCGCCGACGACGACACCGAGCACATCACCGACGCCGGCGCCTCCTGCTACGGGGCCGTCGCCATCCGCCCCTGA
- a CDS encoding DUF2975 domain-containing protein, with product MGKLTVRALRAVLVVVLTGTVFVQTMMAWALVGGNDPEDGSLPLTPLRVVTILGIGAAQVALVCVWRLVTMVRRGTVFSHAAFRYVDGIIGAVVAAALVWFTVTALNAPGQRDDPGVTLIMGGIGVAVLGVALIVLVLRALLSQAVARDVEAARMQAELDEVV from the coding sequence ATGGGAAAACTGACAGTGCGCGCCCTGCGTGCCGTGCTCGTGGTGGTGCTCACCGGCACCGTGTTCGTCCAGACGATGATGGCGTGGGCGCTGGTCGGCGGGAACGACCCGGAGGACGGTTCGCTCCCGCTCACCCCGCTGCGGGTGGTCACCATCCTGGGCATCGGAGCGGCGCAGGTCGCCCTGGTCTGCGTGTGGCGCCTGGTGACGATGGTGCGGCGCGGGACCGTCTTCTCCCACGCCGCCTTCCGCTACGTGGACGGCATCATCGGCGCGGTCGTCGCGGCCGCCCTCGTCTGGTTCACGGTCACCGCCCTGAACGCGCCCGGCCAGCGGGACGACCCCGGCGTCACCCTGATCATGGGCGGGATCGGGGTGGCCGTCCTGGGCGTCGCGCTCATCGTGCTGGTGCTGCGGGCGCTGCTCTCCCAGGCCGTCGCCCGCGACGTCGAAGCGGCCCGGATGCAGGCGGAGCTGGACGAGGTGGTCTGA
- a CDS encoding formylglycine-generating enzyme family protein has protein sequence MLSCCTPGHEPADLGPSVLTLSPSAPPAALPPPVTLSSPAASPSPSQPPSPAALRAVRGLLELPGGAFLMGGQDPDGIPGDGEGPVREVRLAPFAIAATTVTNAEFASFVRETGHVTDAERFGSSFVFEGFLADRLRAASPQVAATPWWRAVEGATWRAPEGPGSDFATRQQHPVVHVSWNDAQAYCAWSGTRLPTEAQWEYAARGGRSGTRYPWGDELAPDGREVLNIWQGDFPTRNTGRHRSTAPVRSYRPNGYGLYNVLGNVWEWCADHFSPDHHRPDTPATRRDPLGPPTGTARVMRGGSHMCHASYCNRYRLAARSSNTPDSSSGNIGFRVAR, from the coding sequence ATGCTCTCCTGCTGCACCCCCGGGCACGAGCCCGCCGACCTCGGTCCGTCCGTGCTGACCCTGAGCCCGTCGGCCCCGCCCGCCGCGCTGCCCCCGCCCGTCACGCTGTCCTCGCCCGCCGCGTCGCCGTCGCCGTCGCAGCCGCCCTCGCCCGCCGCGCTGCGGGCCGTCCGCGGGCTGCTGGAGCTGCCCGGCGGGGCGTTCCTGATGGGCGGACAGGACCCGGACGGCATCCCCGGCGACGGCGAGGGGCCCGTCCGCGAGGTGCGGCTCGCGCCGTTCGCGATCGCCGCGACCACCGTCACCAACGCCGAGTTCGCCTCCTTCGTCCGGGAGACCGGGCACGTCACCGACGCCGAGCGCTTCGGCTCCAGCTTCGTCTTCGAGGGCTTCCTCGCCGACCGGCTGCGCGCGGCCTCCCCGCAGGTCGCCGCCACCCCGTGGTGGCGGGCCGTCGAGGGCGCCACCTGGCGCGCCCCCGAGGGTCCCGGCAGCGACTTCGCCACCCGCCAGCAGCACCCCGTGGTGCACGTCTCCTGGAACGACGCGCAGGCGTACTGCGCGTGGTCCGGCACCCGGCTGCCCACCGAGGCCCAGTGGGAGTACGCGGCGCGCGGCGGCCGCAGCGGCACCCGCTACCCGTGGGGCGACGAACTCGCCCCCGACGGGCGGGAGGTGCTCAACATCTGGCAGGGCGACTTCCCGACCCGCAACACCGGCCGGCACCGCTCCACCGCTCCCGTCCGCTCCTACCGCCCCAACGGGTACGGCCTGTACAACGTGCTCGGCAACGTCTGGGAGTGGTGCGCCGACCACTTCAGCCCCGACCACCACCGCCCCGACACGCCCGCCACCCGCCGGGACCCGCTCGGCCCGCCCACCGGCACCGCCCGGGTGATGCGCGGCGGCTCGCACATGTGCCACGCCTCCTACTGCAACCGCTACCGCCTGGCCGCCCGCTCCTCGAACACCCCCGACAGCTCCAGCGGCAACATCGGCTTCCGCGTCGCCCGTTGA
- a CDS encoding sulfatase produces the protein MSRNPEPHRDEPKLGRRGFLAGAASVAAATALPLGLGAGSAAAAGSSRPNILVILTDDQPKQTEWATPKTVDWLVGHGVRFTAGHVTTPLCAPSRSSIFSGKYAHHHGVRDNGHPYNLDQHDTIQRALSQAGYRTGLFGKYLNAWHPTDNPPHFEEWLLSDPVVYNNGQYNDNGTVHTIAGYSTSVIRDRTLAFLDKAATDTRPWFAFVAPKAPHAPNTPEPKYADTVVPVWNGRPSVDEADRSDKPEWIQNSTGTLASGRQLRTNQLRTLLSVDDAVQAIHDKLAALGQLNNTLVVYLGDNGYTWADHGWSKKSVPYLPSVEVPFYVSWPAGGLGAGSPADNRIVANIDIAPTVLQAAGITPDWAVDGHSLLGSYSRDHLLVEWWEQGPHQAASPHTWSSYLSKTRQYTEYYKLHTDANGLPVGTGEVAFREYYDLDADPYQLVNKLYQATPAQEQALGIPALAATLNAERTA, from the coding sequence ATGAGTCGGAACCCCGAACCGCACCGCGACGAGCCGAAGTTGGGCCGTCGCGGTTTCCTGGCCGGCGCCGCCTCGGTGGCCGCCGCCACCGCGCTGCCACTGGGCCTCGGCGCCGGGAGCGCCGCCGCCGCGGGCAGCAGCCGGCCGAACATCCTGGTGATCCTCACCGACGACCAGCCCAAGCAGACCGAGTGGGCCACCCCCAAGACGGTGGACTGGCTGGTCGGGCACGGCGTGCGGTTCACCGCCGGGCACGTCACCACGCCGCTGTGCGCGCCGTCCCGCTCGTCGATCTTCAGCGGGAAGTACGCGCACCACCACGGCGTCCGCGACAACGGGCACCCGTACAACCTCGACCAGCACGACACGATCCAGCGGGCGCTCAGCCAGGCCGGGTACCGCACCGGTCTGTTCGGCAAGTACCTGAACGCCTGGCACCCGACCGACAACCCGCCGCACTTCGAGGAGTGGCTGCTGTCGGACCCGGTGGTCTACAACAACGGGCAGTACAACGACAACGGCACCGTCCACACCATCGCGGGCTACTCCACCTCGGTCATCCGCGACCGCACCCTGGCCTTCCTCGACAAGGCCGCCACCGACACCCGCCCCTGGTTCGCGTTCGTCGCGCCGAAGGCCCCGCACGCGCCGAACACCCCCGAGCCCAAGTACGCCGACACGGTCGTCCCGGTCTGGAACGGCCGCCCGTCGGTCGACGAGGCCGACCGCAGCGACAAGCCCGAGTGGATCCAGAACTCCACCGGCACCCTGGCCAGCGGGCGCCAGCTGCGGACCAACCAGCTGCGCACCCTGCTCTCGGTGGACGACGCGGTGCAGGCGATCCACGACAAGCTGGCCGCGCTCGGGCAGCTGAACAACACCCTGGTGGTCTACCTCGGCGACAACGGCTACACCTGGGCCGACCACGGCTGGTCCAAGAAGTCGGTGCCCTACCTGCCCTCGGTCGAGGTGCCGTTCTACGTGTCCTGGCCGGCCGGCGGCCTCGGCGCGGGCAGCCCCGCCGACAACCGGATCGTTGCCAACATCGACATCGCCCCCACCGTCCTGCAGGCCGCCGGGATCACCCCGGACTGGGCGGTCGACGGCCACTCGCTGCTCGGCTCGTACAGCCGCGACCACCTGCTGGTCGAGTGGTGGGAGCAGGGCCCGCACCAGGCGGCGAGCCCGCACACCTGGTCCTCGTACCTGTCGAAGACCCGGCAGTACACCGAGTACTACAAGCTGCACACCGATGCGAACGGCCTGCCCGTCGGCACCGGCGAGGTCGCCTTCCGGGAGTACTACGACCTGGACGCCGACCCGTACCAGCTGGTCAACAAGCTGTACCAGGCCACCCCGGCCCAGGAGCAGGCGCTCGGCATCCCGGCCCTCGCGGCCACCCTCAACGCCGAGCGCACCGCCTGA